The following coding sequences lie in one bacterium genomic window:
- a CDS encoding 30S ribosomal protein S6--L-glutamate ligase → MDVAILSARRGWHTAELERALCARGHRARVLPFDGLRARIGAAPRLSAGGVSLDDVDAVLVRIIPRGSLEQIIFRVDALHRLVRAGIPVLNPPSAIERTVDKYYTSSLLEEAGIPTPYTVVAERMDDALAAFRELGDVVVKPLFGSNGRGMVRISDEEIAYRVFRALELEGAIYYIQRAIPHEGRDIRAFVVGDRVVAAMWRCADHWCTNLARGARAEPATLPPAWEELSLRAARAVGAEIAGVDLLPTASGEVYVLEVNGIPGWRGLQQTTSTDIADAIVAHLERRASGS, encoded by the coding sequence ATGGACGTGGCCATCCTGAGCGCGCGCCGCGGCTGGCACACCGCGGAGCTCGAGCGCGCGCTCTGCGCGCGCGGCCATCGCGCGCGGGTGCTGCCGTTCGACGGGCTCCGGGCGAGGATCGGGGCCGCGCCGCGGCTGTCGGCCGGCGGCGTCTCGCTGGACGACGTGGACGCGGTGCTCGTCCGCATCATCCCGCGCGGCTCGCTGGAGCAGATCATCTTCCGGGTCGACGCGCTCCACCGGCTGGTCCGCGCCGGCATCCCGGTGCTCAACCCGCCGAGCGCCATCGAGCGTACCGTGGACAAGTACTACACGTCGTCGCTGCTCGAAGAGGCCGGGATCCCTACGCCGTACACGGTGGTCGCGGAGCGGATGGACGATGCGCTCGCCGCGTTCCGCGAGTTGGGCGACGTCGTGGTCAAGCCGCTCTTCGGCTCGAACGGCCGCGGGATGGTGCGCATCAGCGATGAAGAGATCGCCTACCGCGTCTTCCGCGCGCTGGAACTGGAGGGGGCCATCTATTACATTCAGCGCGCCATCCCCCACGAGGGTCGAGACATCCGTGCGTTCGTGGTCGGCGACCGCGTCGTGGCCGCGATGTGGCGCTGCGCCGACCACTGGTGCACCAACCTGGCGCGCGGCGCGCGGGCCGAGCCGGCGACGCTGCCCCCCGCCTGGGAGGAGCTGAGTCTCCGCGCCGCCCGCGCCGTCGGTGCGGAGATCGCCGGCGTCGATCTGCTCCCCACCGCGAGCGGCGAGGTCTACGTCTTGGAGGTCAACGGCATTCCCGGCTGGCGCGGGCTCCAGCAGACCACATCCACCGACATCGCCGATGCGATCGTCGCTCACCTCGAGCGGCGTGCGAGCGGCTCCTGA
- a CDS encoding triphosphoribosyl-dephospho-CoA synthetase, giving the protein MGFRSDIAVAAQIACLLEASAPKPGNVNRYHDFADTTFEDFLLSAAAVGPAMGRAGGVGVGRTILRAVRDTRRFVRTNTNLGIILLLAPLARAAAGAGGSLRSRLARVLAELDVEDARAAYAAIRLAQPAGLGRVQDQDVREEPTVSLREAMALAAPRDTIAREYVTDYAVTFETGVPALCRAREQGLDWAAAVTETYLSLLAAVPDTLIARKCGEEAAREVSREAARVLAAGEPDSVERREALARFDASLRREGNALNPGTTADLTAATLFVHFLEQSPGAARPTHGGPRWPRTESS; this is encoded by the coding sequence ATGGGTTTCCGCAGCGACATCGCGGTGGCGGCCCAGATCGCGTGTCTCCTCGAGGCCAGCGCGCCGAAGCCGGGGAACGTGAACCGTTACCACGACTTCGCGGACACGACGTTCGAGGACTTCCTGCTGAGCGCCGCGGCGGTGGGCCCCGCGATGGGCCGCGCGGGCGGCGTGGGTGTGGGGCGCACGATCCTGCGGGCGGTGCGGGACACGCGGCGGTTCGTGCGGACGAACACGAACCTCGGGATCATCCTGCTGCTGGCCCCGCTCGCCCGGGCCGCGGCGGGCGCGGGCGGATCGCTGCGGAGCCGCCTGGCCCGGGTCCTGGCCGAGCTGGACGTGGAGGACGCGCGGGCGGCGTACGCCGCGATCCGGCTGGCGCAGCCGGCCGGCCTGGGTCGCGTCCAGGACCAGGACGTGCGTGAGGAGCCGACCGTGTCGCTCCGGGAGGCGATGGCCCTCGCCGCGCCGCGGGACACGATCGCGCGCGAGTACGTGACCGACTACGCCGTCACCTTCGAGACCGGCGTCCCGGCGCTGTGCCGCGCTCGCGAGCAAGGCCTCGACTGGGCGGCCGCGGTCACCGAGACGTACCTATCGCTGCTCGCGGCCGTGCCGGACACGCTGATCGCGCGCAAGTGCGGCGAGGAGGCGGCGCGCGAGGTCAGCCGCGAGGCGGCCCGCGTGCTCGCCGCCGGCGAGCCGGACAGCGTCGAGCGGCGGGAGGCGCTCGCCCGGTTCGACGCGTCGCTGCGTCGGGAGGGCAACGCGCTCAACCCCGGCACCACGGCGGACCTGACCGCCGCAACGCTCTTCGTCCACTTCCTCGAGCAGTCCCCGGGCGCCGCGCGCCCGACCCACGGAGGTCCGAGATGGCCGCGTACAGAGTCGTCGTAG
- a CDS encoding 6-pyruvoyl tetrahydrobiopterin synthase, which produces MAAYRVVVEKDYLVFAAGHFITYGDQCEGLHGHNYRARVEVEGELDENSYVFDFVTLKRIMRRLVDEIDHKMLLPLDNPFLELREANGEVEVRYRDRRYVFPRDDVVLLPIPNTTAEMLATYLAGRLKAELAQHGKGNLTALAVEVEESFGQSAWYREPLKP; this is translated from the coding sequence ATGGCCGCGTACAGAGTCGTCGTAGAGAAGGACTACCTCGTGTTCGCCGCCGGGCACTTCATCACCTACGGCGACCAGTGCGAGGGGCTGCACGGCCACAACTACCGCGCGCGGGTCGAGGTCGAGGGCGAGCTGGACGAGAACAGCTACGTCTTCGACTTCGTCACGCTGAAGCGGATCATGCGGCGGCTGGTGGACGAGATCGATCACAAGATGCTGTTGCCGCTCGACAACCCGTTCCTCGAGCTCCGCGAGGCGAACGGCGAGGTCGAGGTGCGGTACCGGGACCGGCGGTACGTCTTCCCGCGGGACGACGTGGTGCTCCTGCCGATCCCGAACACCACCGCCGAGATGCTGGCCACGTACCTCGCCGGCCGGCTGAAGGCCGAGCTCGCGCAGCACGGCAAGGGCAACCTGACGGCGCTGGCCGTGGAGGTGGAGGAGTCGTTCGGCCAGTCGGCGTGGTATCGCGAGCCGCTGAAGCCGTGA